Part of the Labilithrix sp. genome, GCGTACTCGAAGATGCACGCGCAAGAAGGCGACGTGCCTTCGCCGGTCGTCGCGACGTACCTCGGCATGCAGAGCCCCGACGCGTTCGACACGGTGGTGATCGAGCCGCGCGCGAGCCCGCGCCCGACGAGCGCGGTGATCTTCCTCCACGGCTACGCCGGCAACTTCTCGCTCCCGTGCTGGCAGGTCGCGGAGGCGGTCTCGCCGCTCGGCGTCCTGACGGCGTGCCCCTCCACGCGCTGGATCGGCGACTGGGGATCGAAGAACGGAGAGGCCACCGTGCGCCGCACGATCGAGGCGCTGCGCGCGCGCGGCGTCACGACGATCGTGCTCGCGGGGCTCTCGAACGGCGGCTACGGCGCGTCCCACCTCGCGCCGCGGCTGCGCGGACAGCTCGCCGGTCTCGTCCTCGTGTCGGGCGCGGATCCGGCCGCGTCCGACGCGGGCGTGCCCGCGCTCCTCATCCATGGACGCCACGACGAGATGGTGGGGTTCTGGGAGGCGAGCGCGTACGCGGCGCGTCACCCGCGCGCGAAGCTGGTCGCGCTCGACGCCGGGCACTTCGCGCTGCTGGTGCGCAGCGAGATCGCGAACCGCGCGCTCCACGACTTCGTCGCGAAGCTCGTCCCGCCGCAAGCGTAGCTCAGGGCTCGTCGGAGTCCTTGAAGAGGTCGTCGTTGTCGCGATCGAACGGGATGGTCTGCGCTTGCGTGCAGTGTGCATCCGTCGTGATCTCGTGCGAGCGGCCGTTCGTGCTCGCGGTCCACGTCGTCTCCATCGACGTCGCGGCGCCGTGCGCGTTCGCGTCGCTCCAGACGCGCTCCGCCCAGTCGTTCATGAGCATCGGGTCGTAGATGCTGAACGGGAGCTGGCGCTCGAGCGGACCCCTCGCCTCCGTGATGCCGAACGCGTCGTCCTCGGGGCCGGTCCACGAGCTCAGGCGGCGGCTCGCCGGCCAGATCGGCCAGCCGCTCGTCGGGATGTCGACGCCCGCGGGCCAGATGACGCTCTCGCCGTCGGGCCCGCGCCACACGAGGTTCGAGCCGGCCTCGTAGTGGTCCGCGCCGAACAGGTTCGAGAAGCGGCCTTCGCCGACCATCATGCTCTGCGTCCAGACCGGCGTGTAGACCGAGCGGCGGAGGAGGCCCGCGACGTCGAGCACGTCGGCGCCCCAGATCGCGCAGCCCGCGCCCTCGAAGCGACGACCGCGGAAGTGACCGCCGTACTTCCTGTACGCGCGGCGCGCGACGTACTCGTCGTGGAACTCCTTCACGCGCTTGCAGACGCCCTCGTTGACGAGGAACGACATCTTCGAGATGAGCCCGTTCTGCTCGCGCAGGCGGACGTCCTCCTTGATCTTCGCCGACGACGCCGGCGTCGCGGCGTCCATCGAGCCCTCGAACGCGCGGAGCAGCATGCCGAAGCCGTCGAGCGCCGACTGCCACGAGCCCGAGCCGCCGGTCTGCCCGGTGAGCGGGACGCTGTGCTCGCCGCAGTCGAGCTGCATGTGCACGTGACCGATCGAGTGACCGAGGCCGACCTTCCCTTGTCGCTCCAGCGCGCCGCCCTGGATCTCGGCGCGGATCGCGTCGCCGATGAGGCGGTTCGGGGTCGACCAGTCGAGCCGGACGGGCGGCGGAATGAGGTAGAGCGAGAGCTTCCCCGCCACCGCCGTCCCCGGGCACGACGCCGGATCGGCCGGCTTGTGCGGCGTCCACGCCGGCTCGTTCAGCGCGGACTCCGACGTCGTTCCTTCGTCCGGCGCCATGCCGCACGCGACAGAAAGGACCGCAATTCCAGCACATCCGAGGAGGGTGGGGAAACGGAGGCTCATGTGGGAGGGCAATGTGCCAGCGATCTGGATCGGGTCAAGCCATGGCCGAATTGAGACTCTGATTTCTCATTTCGGGCGATTTCTGACACAACGCGTCGGATGAAGCGCGTCGCCTTCGCTTGTCTCGTCCTCGTCGCCTGCAAACCGTCCGAGAAGAAGAGCGAGGTCATCGACGCGGCGCCGGTCGCGACGGCGACTCCGGAGGTCGAGGCCGAGATCGACGCGGCGCCGGCGCCGACGCTCGCGCTGCCGCCCGCGACCGCGGCCCCGGCGAAGGCGCCGGTCGCGGCGAAGAAGCCCGGCGTGAGCGCGCCGGCTCCCGAGCAGTGCTGCTGCAAGGTCGGCAAGAAGCACTCGTTCGCGGGGCAGAGCGAGTGCGTGACGACGATGAAGGGGGCGTGCGTCCCGATGGCCGCGTGCGAGGAGCGCTCGTGCTGCTGCAAGTCGTCGGAGATGACGGTCACGCGCTTGATGAGCGCGTGCGCCGAAGGGAAGGGCACCTGCGTGAAGAAGGAACAGTGCCAGTAGCGCGGCGTGGTAAGAGGGAGCATGACCGTGTCCGCGACGTTGTTGCCCCTCGAGGTCATCGAGAAGCTCCCGAAGACCGATCTCCACGTCCACCTCGACGGCTCGCTGCGCCTCCGGACGATCCTCGAGCTCGCGGAGAAGGGGCGCATCGAGCTGCCGGCGACGAACGAGGACGGCCTCCGCAAGGCGATGAACCTCGGCCAGAACTGCGGCTCGCTCGTCGAGTACCTGAAGGCGTTCGACGTGACGCTGAAGGTGCTGCAGGACGCGGAGGCCCTCACGCGCGCGGCCTACGAGCTCGCGGAGGACGCCGCGAATGAGAATGTAAGATACATGGAGGTCCGCTACTCGCCGATGCTCCACACCCGGCGCGGCCTCAAGCTCACGACCGTCGTCGAGGCGGTGCTCGAGGGCCTCCGCGCGGCGCACGACCAGTACGGCATCGAGTCGAACGTCATCATCTGCGGGATCCGCAACGTGTCGGCGGAGAGCTCGCTCGAGATGGCGGAGCTCGCGGTTGCGTACAAGAACCGCGGCGTGGTCGGCTACGACCTCGCCGGCGCGGAGTACGACCACCCCGCGAAGCACCACAAGGCCGCGTTCCAGCTCGTCCGCGACAACAACATCAACGTGACGATCCACGCCGGCGAGGCCTACGGCCCGGAGTCGATCCATCAGGCGATCCACGTCTGCGGCGCGCACCGCATCGGCCACGGCTGCCGCCTGCGTGAGGACGGCGACCTCCTCCACTACGTCAACGACCACCGCATCAGCCTCGAGTGCTGTCCGTCGTCGAACGTGCAGACGGGCGCGATCCGCGACCTCGTGAGCCACCCGATCAAGCTGTACAAGAACCTCGGCCTCCGCGTGACGGTGAACACGGACAACCGCCTCGTCACCGACACGACCGTGTCGAAGGAGCTGTGGCTCTGTCACAAGGTGATGGGCTTCACGCTCACGGACCTCAAGCAGATCATCATGAGCGGCTTCAAGAGCGCGTTCTTGCCCTTCCACGTGAAGCAGCAGTACGTCCGCCGCGTCAGCGAGGAGCTGAAGACGTTCGTCGATCCCGAGAGCCCGGTCGCGAGCGAGCTCGCCCCCGCGATGACGACGACGACGTCCGCGCCGGCGCCGTCGTCGAATTAGCTCACTGGCACTCGCCGCTGCAGCTCGCGGCCTTGCAGGCCATGAGGCGCTGGTAGAGCACGTCGTCGTCGCAGCCCGGCGTCTCCGGCGTGCGCGCGCAGCGGTAGCAGTGGCCGTCTTTCCCGCAGGCCTCCTGCTCCGCGCAGCAGCCGCCGTTCATGCAGGTGTTGCACGTGTCGGCCGTCGGCGTCGTGCCCGCGGCGACGAGCGTCATCCCGCAGGCCGGCACCGCCGCGCACGCGGTGTCGCCGGCGCAGGCGGACTCGCACGCGTTGCACGAGCAGAAGCTGAGCTGCGTGTTGTACGGCGCGGCGCCGAACGGGAACTCGACCGAGCACGCCTTCCGGCACTCGTCGATCGGCCCCGCGTCGGGGAGGAGCCCGGCGTCGGTCGCCTGCGCGGAGCACTTGCTGAGGCAGAGGCGGAGCCCGTTGCACTGCTCGTCCGCGAGGCAGGCGCGGCGCGCTTCGCCGCAGACCTGCGTGCCGGAGCCCACCGTCTTGCGGCAGACCTCACACGTCTGCTCGGGGGCGGGCTGATCGATGATGCCCTGGAAGAACGTCCGGTAGGTCGCGGCGCGCACGCTGTAGCCGATGCCGACGCACGCGCCGGTGACGTACGAGTGGACCGCGACCGCGTACTCCTTGCCGTTGACCACCGCGAGGACGGGGCCGCCGCTGTCGCCCTGACAGATGTCGCCGTTGTTGTCGTAGCGAACGCCGACCTCGGTGTTCGTGAGCGTCGCGATGCTCCCGTCGATCCGGTTCTTCGCCGTGTTGGCGGCGG contains:
- the add gene encoding adenosine deaminase, producing the protein MTVSATLLPLEVIEKLPKTDLHVHLDGSLRLRTILELAEKGRIELPATNEDGLRKAMNLGQNCGSLVEYLKAFDVTLKVLQDAEALTRAAYELAEDAANENVRYMEVRYSPMLHTRRGLKLTTVVEAVLEGLRAAHDQYGIESNVIICGIRNVSAESSLEMAELAVAYKNRGVVGYDLAGAEYDHPAKHHKAAFQLVRDNNINVTIHAGEAYGPESIHQAIHVCGAHRIGHGCRLREDGDLLHYVNDHRISLECCPSSNVQTGAIRDLVSHPIKLYKNLGLRVTVNTDNRLVTDTTVSKELWLCHKVMGFTLTDLKQIIMSGFKSAFLPFHVKQQYVRRVSEELKTFVDPESPVASELAPAMTTTTSAPAPSSN
- a CDS encoding alpha/beta hydrolase; the protein is MANAALKVLVKIGAWFAALPYLCVVLLMLTGSPTWSGVAYLAGLGLLLGGLMTLPTGERQERRVFGRTWPRGISRGAVVALFAIALVRGCTAGEGATLHFSPDARFVDRVVDERDLALPGARVLFASGVLVDDAAEVPTAMREAYSKMHAQEGDVPSPVVATYLGMQSPDAFDTVVIEPRASPRPTSAVIFLHGYAGNFSLPCWQVAEAVSPLGVLTACPSTRWIGDWGSKNGEATVRRTIEALRARGVTTIVLAGLSNGGYGASHLAPRLRGQLAGLVLVSGADPAASDAGVPALLIHGRHDEMVGFWEASAYAARHPRAKLVALDAGHFALLVRSEIANRALHDFVAKLVPPQA
- a CDS encoding trypsin-like serine protease — encoded protein: MDPPLGEDEAAIINGVRDTGHPAVVALTITRPQSSGANTYSSCTGTIVQVNPATKVGYVMTAAHCVRGASTVSVIQGSDRTEAAKIITYAYIDHTVHPQYNGATTSPYDVAMIRVLGVDRTTPVVPILVPDGLRQGQRVTSVGFGRTVRPNVVTDAAANTAKNRIDGSIATLTNTEVGVRYDNNGDICQGDSGGPVLAVVNGKEYAVAVHSYVTGACVGIGYSVRAATYRTFFQGIIDQPAPEQTCEVCRKTVGSGTQVCGEARRACLADEQCNGLRLCLSKCSAQATDAGLLPDAGPIDECRKACSVEFPFGAAPYNTQLSFCSCNACESACAGDTACAAVPACGMTLVAAGTTPTADTCNTCMNGGCCAEQEACGKDGHCYRCARTPETPGCDDDVLYQRLMACKAASCSGECQ